The segment ACCAACCGGTCTTTCGGGACCGGTGATCGCCCTCGGGATGCGGTCGTCAGTAGAAGACGCCCCGGTCGTTTCGCTTGAGCCGCGGGGGTTTGAGGTGGGTGAGGGCGTCGGCGGCGATGGCGCGGCGGACGCGGTCGGCGAACGGCTCTCGGTCGTCGAGACACGCCAGATCCGACCCCGGATCGAACTCGATCGTCTCACAACGGGATAGCGCCGGGAGGTCCCGTCGCCGGAGTGCGCGTTCCGCGGCCTCGGGTCCGCTCCCGACGCGCGGGCCGACGTACTCGGCGATCTCCGCGACCGTCGCGGGGTAGGTACACGCCCGCAGGTAGCGCAGCGCGTACCACCGGCGATCGTTCTCGCGCGACCCGACCGGCGTTCCGCTCGAACCGACCTCTCGCACAGGCGTCGTCATGTGATCCATCGATGGACGCCCACCTATACGGAAACCGACCCCCATCTGTGCAGGGGTATTAAGTAGCGTCGGGAATCGACCGGCGGTGACTGCCACGGCCAACCCGCGGTTCGTACCGTCGGTCAGACCTCCGTGAATCGATCGCCGACGGGACGGGACCCACTCGCGCCGTGGCCCGTGACTGCAGGCACACGCCGGTGAACGGCCCATGACCGACGGTATCAGGACCCTCGACCCGCCCGGAGTCGCCGCGTCCGAACCCAGACGAGCGCCGCGAGCGCGCCCGCCACGAGCGCGGGCCACCGGTCTGTACTGAGATACAGCCCCGGCGTCGGCGGGTGATACGCCGTCAGCGGCCAGAGGAGCGCGTAGGAGCGACCCGACGGGTTGACCAACAGCGCGTCGAGCAGGAGGTGCGAGGCCGCACCGAGCGCCAGAAGCGAGGCGACGCGCGTTCGGTGTTTCCGTGGAACGAGCACCGCCCCGATCAGCACGGAGACGAGCGACCCGCCGAGGGTGTGCAGGGCGAACCAGTCGAACGGGATCCCGATGACGGATTCGACGCGGTGGCTGGGCAGCAGTAGTTCGATTTTCGTCATGTCGGGGATCATCGCGCCCATCATCGCCACCGTCACGTACGCGGGGGTGAGCCACTCGACGCGCCACGACGCGACCGTGACCACGACATACATCACGAGCGCGTGGGTGAGCAGGTCAGGCATCGGTGCCCTCCCGCGGCACGAACTGCAGCGTCGAGCGCTCGAAGCGCCACCCGCGTAGGAACCGGGCGAGCACCCAGACGCCCGCGACGAAGGAGACCGCCCACGCGTAGTAGGTCTCCCACGGCGAGACGAGGACCGTCTCGTTGGCCACCACGACCCCGCCGGGGCGAGCCGTCCCGAAGACCCGGAGCTCCTGACCGACCGCGACCGACCCGTCGACGGTTCTGACCGTGAGCACCGGCGGGCGGTCGGTCCCGTCGTCGACCTCGATGGCGACCGGATCGGTCCCGACGACGGTGCCGCTCACCTCGACCGACTCGCCGTGATACGCGGGGAAATCCGCGGCCACCTCGACCCCGTCGGGGTAGTGGCCGTTCGAGAGGTCGGGCGCCATCGTTCCCGCACCGACCACCAACCCGGCCAGCGCGCACGCCAGCACACAGAGCGCGAGAAAACGGGGTTCAGCGATCATCGGTCGCCCTCCGGTCGCGGGCGGTTAATACGTTCCTCATCGCGGTGGGTCCCCTCGGCGTCGGCAGGCTATCGGAGGGGTGGTGAAAACGGGGCTGGAGGGACGGGGCACGCCCGAGCGGTCGCCTCAGTCGGCCTGCGCGAGCGCTTCGGCGTCCTGCAGTCGCCGCTCGGCCTCGTCGCGGTCCTCGGGGTAGCCGACGTCGATCCGCCAGCCGTCCAGCCCGATCGCGTCGATCGTTCTCCCGGAGCGGATCAGGAGGTCGATCGCCTCGCTGATCTCGTACTCTCCCCGATTGGAGGGCTGGACGAGGTGACAGGCGTGGAAGATGGCGGGCGAGAACGTATAGAAGCCGGTCATCACGAGGTTCGTCGGCGGCTCCTCGGGCTTCTCGATGACCTCGGTGATCTCCCCGAAGTGGTTCGTATCGCAGACCCCGTACCTGCCCGCCTCCTCCCAGGGCACCTCCTCGACGAGGAACGCGGCGTCGGCGCGCTCCTCGCGCTGGCGTCGGACCACGTCCGCGAGGTTCGCGTTGAAGACGTTGTCCCCGAGCATCAGCATGAAGTCGTCGTCGATGTGTTCCTCGACGCACAGCAGCGCGTGGGCCAGCCCCAACTGTTCGCGCTGGTGGGCGTAGGTGATCGGGATCTCCCGATAGGAGTCGCCGAAGTGCTCGATGATGTGTTCTTTCATGTAGCCGACGACGACCACGAACTCATCGGCGCCGAGTTCGGCCAGCCGGTCGAAACAGTGGGCGACCAGCGGCTTCCCGTCGACCTCGACCATCGCCTTCGGCTTGTCCTCGGTGAGCGGTCGCAATCGCGTCCCCTTGCCAGCGGCGAGTACAACGGCTTTCATCGTATTGACAGACAACGTCCATCTTTTAAATAATTTTTGTTTTTGTGGATTCTACCAAACATCCAATCGATTTATTGACGTTCGAGCGCGGGGATCGCGGCGGTGTTACTCCCAGTTGTAGAGCGCGTCGCGGAAGATCGCCTCGACGTCCTCCTCGGTGACGGGTCGGGGGTTACACCGCAGCAGGCGCTCCTGTGTCTCGACGGTCTGGGAGGCGAGCCAGCCGACGTCGCCCTCGTCGATCCCCGCGAGTTCGGCCAAGCCACTCGGAAGGACGTTCAGGTCGCGCTGGAGCTGTACGTACTCCTCTTTGAGCGCGTCGGCGGCCTCGCGGGTGTTCAGTCCCGTGGTGTCGACGCCGAACATCTCCGCGAGGTCGGCGAAGCGCTCGGGATCGCTCGCGGCGTTGTACCCCAGCGTGCTCGCAGGGGTGAGGACGGCGATGGTCTCGCCGTGGTAGGTGTGATAGCGATTGCCGACGGGGTAGGCCATCGCGTGGCAGAGGCTCGCGCCGGCGGTCAGCCCGGAGATCGCACCCATCAAGGCTCCTTGAAGCATGACCGAGCGCGCCTCGAGGTCGTCGCCGTTGTGGACCGCCCGGCGGACGTTCGAGGAGAGCAGTTCGATGGCCTTCTCGCTGAACATCTCGGTGACGGGGGTGCGCCCGGCGTAGACGGGCCGGCTCGCGGGGTCCTCGGCGCGCAGCAGGCTGTCATAGGAGTGGGTGGTGTACCCCTCGATGGCGTGGCCCAGCGCGTCCATCGCCGTTTTGGCGGTCTGCTCGGGGGGAAGCGTCGTCGTCAGCGTCGGATCGAGCACGGCGGCGTCCGCCCGGATGTGATCGCTCGAT is part of the Halalkalicoccus sp. NIPERK01 genome and harbors:
- the aglF gene encoding UTP--glucose-1-phosphate uridylyltransferase AglF, with product MKAVVLAAGKGTRLRPLTEDKPKAMVEVDGKPLVAHCFDRLAELGADEFVVVVGYMKEHIIEHFGDSYREIPITYAHQREQLGLAHALLCVEEHIDDDFMLMLGDNVFNANLADVVRRQREERADAAFLVEEVPWEEAGRYGVCDTNHFGEITEVIEKPEEPPTNLVMTGFYTFSPAIFHACHLVQPSNRGEYEISEAIDLLIRSGRTIDAIGLDGWRIDVGYPEDRDEAERRLQDAEALAQAD
- a CDS encoding metal-dependent hydrolase, whose product is MPDLLTHALVMYVVVTVASWRVEWLTPAYVTVAMMGAMIPDMTKIELLLPSHRVESVIGIPFDWFALHTLGGSLVSVLIGAVLVPRKHRTRVASLLALGAASHLLLDALLVNPSGRSYALLWPLTAYHPPTPGLYLSTDRWPALVAGALAALVWVRTRRLRAGRGS
- a CDS encoding hydroxyacid-oxoacid transhydrogenase, whose protein sequence is MGYERSVSAPEHVQAPETVWELEMPRIRFGRNAVEELDFQFEDLGVDPGSRGLLVTDENLLELGHAERVREQLDAYEVDVYDGSEREPSIEAVEDCISFVRDEQGESGYDFYIGLGGGSCIDTAKTTRAVIANGGQPLDYVAQPTGEGQAITESGPPLVLMPTTAGTGAEISPVAILSVEEKEIKEGISSDHIRADAAVLDPTLTTTLPPEQTAKTAMDALGHAIEGYTTHSYDSLLRAEDPASRPVYAGRTPVTEMFSEKAIELLSSNVRRAVHNGDDLEARSVMLQGALMGAISGLTAGASLCHAMAYPVGNRYHTYHGETIAVLTPASTLGYNAASDPERFADLAEMFGVDTTGLNTREAADALKEEYVQLQRDLNVLPSGLAELAGIDEGDVGWLASQTVETQERLLRCNPRPVTEEDVEAIFRDALYNWE